The proteins below are encoded in one region of Bifidobacterium dentium JCM 1195 = DSM 20436:
- a CDS encoding glycoside hydrolase family 2 TIM barrel-domain containing protein — protein sequence MSHIFSSTEAQESWLTDPTVFAVNRLPAHSSHHCYDHKPLAGEPTGLKQRLDGQWQVKVVDMSEAGFPSDFAQTQCTESGFSSIEVPSNLETKGLLKPQYVNVQYPWDGHEDPQQPNIPQHNHVALYRREFTPSASVTRAIRENRQITLTFHAASTAIYVWLNGTFIGYAEDSFTPSEFDVTDAIQEGHNTLAVACFEFSSAAWLEDQDFWRLHGLYRSVELTAIPAAHVRDWKIDPDFDATTGDATLAFVASISNADAASKAVATLYGTDGTIAWQSEQLPVNEMITTEAVIANIKPWSAEEPNLYTLDLTLYGADGTVIEVSRERIGFRHFAIENGVMKLNGKRIMFKGVNRHEFDARRGRAVNEEDMLYDITFFKQHNINAVRTSHYPNQERWYELCDEYGIYMIDETNIETHGSWTAPSDPVTPDTNVPGSKSEWQEACVDRIESMMRRDYNHPAVVIWSLGNESYAGTVFKAMSDFAHANDPLRPVHYEGVFWNRQFDDISDMESRMYAKPAEIAEYLEANPKKPYISCEYMHAMGNSVGGMHLYTELERYEQYQGGFIWDYIDQALFQRLPDGTERLTYGGDWDDRPNDYEFSGDGIIFADRTASPKAQEVKQLYANVNIKPDAHGVTIRNENLFVSTADYVFTARMLINGEERWQADYRFDVAAGASERFDIAFPAASDLMASRCDEELPNGSIEVTYEVDQRLAEATAWAPAGFELTFGQHVQVFNDAADTDAAAMTDGHTHDVTVTDGRWNAGVKAGGREALLSKAQGGLVSFTRDGHEMLSRKPSLLTFRPLTDNDRGNASGFDRAQWFAAGRYAKTVGTEIVRDGNTIVGTYTYELAIAQRTKVTARYELLEDGRIHLTLTYPGGIEAASLPAFGMEWMLPVEYSNLRFYGLGPAETYRDRLHGAKLGVFESTAEADNAPYLVPQETGNHEGLRWIEVTDRHGHGMRVSQAGDEHFAASLLPYSTLMLEEATHQEELPTPRHMFLRLLAAQMGVGGDDSWGAPVHERFQLPADRPLTLDVMLELF from the coding sequence ATGTCGCATATCTTTTCCTCAACCGAAGCACAGGAATCGTGGCTGACCGATCCTACCGTTTTCGCGGTCAACCGCCTTCCGGCACATTCCAGCCACCATTGCTACGACCATAAGCCACTCGCCGGTGAGCCGACCGGACTCAAACAACGGCTTGATGGCCAATGGCAGGTCAAGGTCGTCGACATGTCCGAAGCCGGATTCCCCAGCGACTTCGCCCAGACCCAATGCACCGAATCCGGATTCTCATCCATCGAAGTGCCATCGAATCTGGAAACCAAGGGCTTGCTGAAACCGCAATACGTCAACGTGCAATACCCATGGGACGGCCATGAGGATCCTCAGCAGCCGAACATTCCGCAGCACAACCACGTGGCGCTGTACCGCAGGGAATTCACGCCGTCCGCATCCGTGACCCGTGCCATCCGCGAAAACCGTCAGATCACGCTCACCTTCCACGCCGCATCCACCGCCATCTACGTGTGGCTGAACGGTACATTCATCGGCTACGCCGAAGATTCCTTCACACCGAGTGAATTCGACGTGACCGATGCCATTCAGGAAGGCCACAACACCCTTGCCGTCGCATGCTTCGAATTCAGTAGCGCAGCATGGCTCGAAGACCAGGACTTCTGGCGCCTGCACGGACTGTATCGCAGCGTCGAACTCACCGCCATCCCCGCCGCACACGTACGCGATTGGAAAATCGACCCCGATTTCGACGCCACGACCGGCGATGCGACGCTCGCCTTCGTCGCATCCATCAGCAATGCGGACGCTGCTTCCAAGGCCGTCGCAACACTGTACGGAACCGATGGCACCATCGCATGGCAGTCCGAACAACTGCCGGTAAACGAAATGATCACCACGGAAGCCGTAATCGCGAACATCAAGCCGTGGAGTGCGGAAGAGCCGAATCTATACACGCTCGACCTGACGCTGTACGGTGCGGACGGCACAGTGATCGAAGTCAGCCGCGAGCGCATCGGCTTCCGGCATTTCGCCATCGAAAACGGCGTGATGAAGCTCAACGGCAAGCGCATCATGTTCAAGGGCGTGAACCGTCATGAGTTCGACGCCCGCCGTGGCCGCGCGGTGAACGAGGAAGACATGCTGTACGACATCACGTTCTTCAAGCAGCACAACATCAACGCCGTGCGCACCTCACACTATCCGAATCAGGAACGCTGGTACGAGCTGTGCGATGAGTATGGCATCTACATGATCGACGAAACCAATATCGAGACGCATGGTTCATGGACCGCACCGAGCGACCCGGTCACGCCGGACACCAACGTGCCGGGCAGCAAATCCGAATGGCAGGAAGCATGCGTGGACCGCATCGAGTCGATGATGCGCCGCGACTACAATCATCCGGCCGTGGTGATCTGGTCGTTGGGCAACGAATCGTATGCAGGTACGGTGTTCAAGGCGATGAGCGATTTCGCGCACGCCAACGATCCGCTGCGTCCGGTGCATTACGAGGGCGTGTTCTGGAACCGTCAGTTCGATGACATTTCCGACATGGAAAGCCGCATGTATGCCAAGCCGGCGGAAATTGCGGAATATCTCGAAGCCAATCCGAAGAAACCATATATCTCATGCGAATACATGCATGCCATGGGTAACTCCGTCGGTGGCATGCATCTGTACACCGAACTGGAACGTTACGAGCAGTATCAGGGCGGCTTCATCTGGGATTACATCGACCAGGCGCTTTTCCAGCGTCTGCCGGACGGCACCGAACGCCTGACGTATGGTGGCGACTGGGACGATCGTCCGAACGATTACGAATTCTCCGGCGACGGCATCATCTTCGCGGACCGCACTGCCTCCCCCAAGGCGCAGGAAGTCAAGCAATTGTATGCGAACGTGAACATCAAGCCGGATGCGCACGGTGTGACGATTCGCAATGAGAATCTGTTCGTCTCCACCGCCGACTACGTATTCACGGCGCGTATGCTAATCAACGGCGAGGAGCGCTGGCAGGCTGACTATCGCTTCGACGTGGCGGCCGGTGCGAGCGAACGTTTCGACATTGCATTCCCTGCCGCGTCCGATCTGATGGCGAGCCGTTGCGACGAGGAGTTGCCGAATGGTTCGATCGAGGTGACGTACGAGGTCGATCAGCGGCTGGCCGAGGCCACCGCCTGGGCTCCGGCCGGATTCGAGCTGACGTTCGGGCAGCATGTGCAGGTCTTCAACGATGCCGCCGACACCGATGCCGCCGCGATGACCGACGGCCACACGCATGATGTGACGGTCACCGACGGACGCTGGAACGCCGGCGTGAAGGCGGGCGGCCGCGAGGCATTGCTATCCAAGGCACAGGGAGGACTCGTCTCCTTCACCCGCGATGGCCATGAAATGCTTTCGCGCAAGCCGAGCCTGCTGACGTTCCGTCCTCTGACCGACAACGACCGCGGCAATGCCTCCGGCTTCGACCGTGCACAATGGTTCGCTGCCGGCCGTTACGCCAAGACGGTCGGTACCGAAATCGTCCGTGATGGCAATACGATCGTCGGCACGTACACGTATGAACTGGCAATCGCGCAACGCACGAAGGTCACCGCACGCTACGAGCTGTTGGAAGACGGGCGAATCCATCTGACCCTCACCTATCCGGGCGGCATCGAAGCGGCTTCGCTACCGGCGTTCGGCATGGAATGGATGCTGCCGGTCGAGTATTCGAACCTGCGCTTCTACGGTCTGGGACCGGCCGAAACCTATCGTGACCGCCTGCACGGCGCCAAGCTCGGCGTGTTCGAGAGCACTGCCGAAGCAGACAACGCACCGTATCTGGTGCCGCAGGAAACCGGCAATCATGAGGGGCTGCGCTGGATTGAGGTGACCGACCGCCATGGCCACGGCATGCGTGTGAGCCAAGCCGGCGACGAACACTTCGCGGCAAGCCTGCTGCCCTACAGCACGTTGATGCTGGAAGAGGCGACCCATCAGGAGGAGCTGCCAACCCCACGTCACATGTTCCTGCGTCTGCTTGCAGCGCAGATGGGCGTCGGCGGCGACGATTCGTGGGGCGCACCGGTGCATGAGCGGTTCCAGCTACCGGCCGATCGACCGCTCACGCTTGATGTGATGCTGGAGCTGTTCTGA
- a CDS encoding LacI family DNA-binding transcriptional regulator has translation MATIKEIARRTGFSQATVSRLLNGDPTLSVREETRRKIIQVSEELGYSMQTKRIVIPHEVALLDNEESNEALRDSYFTDLRAALERNAGQQRMELTVFRDLDDMIAESSGFDGFMSIGADRIVEEDLERLHDAMPYGVFIDVNPAPGLFDSVQPDLQQTVHDAVAACAAKGMKRVGFIGGKGCLMNFYELDEENRATYFRREVKRFGLDAEGLIYSDGLFTVENGRRLGERFVHDHNGALPDAVIIAADVIAVGVLQAFNASGVLVPRDISVISINNQMIAQLTSPPLSTFAIDQSELARVAILTLADAIAGKRTIRQHAYLSTSLVVRDSFVPAER, from the coding sequence ATGGCGACCATCAAGGAAATCGCAAGACGGACGGGATTCTCGCAAGCTACGGTATCTCGGTTGCTGAATGGAGATCCCACATTATCCGTCCGCGAGGAGACGCGTCGCAAGATCATTCAGGTCAGCGAGGAACTTGGCTACAGCATGCAGACCAAACGCATCGTGATTCCGCATGAGGTGGCCTTGCTTGACAACGAGGAATCCAATGAGGCGTTGCGTGATTCCTATTTCACTGATCTGCGTGCGGCACTCGAACGCAATGCTGGGCAGCAGCGTATGGAACTGACCGTGTTCCGCGATCTTGACGATATGATTGCCGAAAGTAGCGGATTTGACGGCTTTATGTCGATCGGTGCCGACCGGATCGTCGAAGAGGATCTGGAACGGTTGCATGATGCCATGCCGTATGGCGTGTTCATCGACGTGAATCCAGCGCCGGGTCTGTTTGATTCCGTACAGCCTGACCTGCAGCAGACCGTGCATGATGCCGTTGCGGCTTGTGCGGCGAAGGGAATGAAACGTGTCGGGTTCATTGGCGGCAAAGGCTGCCTAATGAACTTCTATGAGCTGGACGAAGAGAATCGCGCCACCTATTTTCGGCGTGAAGTCAAGCGTTTCGGATTGGACGCCGAGGGTCTGATCTATTCGGATGGCCTGTTTACCGTGGAGAACGGCCGCAGGCTTGGCGAACGGTTCGTGCACGATCACAACGGTGCGCTGCCGGACGCGGTGATCATCGCCGCCGATGTGATTGCGGTCGGCGTATTGCAGGCCTTCAATGCCTCCGGAGTGCTTGTGCCGCGCGACATCAGCGTGATCAGCATCAACAACCAGATGATTGCCCAGCTTACGTCACCGCCTTTGAGCACATTCGCCATCGACCAGAGCGAGCTTGCCCGCGTGGCGATCCTGACTTTGGCGGATGCCATCGCGGGCAAGCGAACCATCCGCCAGCACGCCTATCTGTCGACCTCGTTGGTCGTACGTGACAGCTTCGTGCCGGCGGAACGGTGA
- a CDS encoding MFS transporter: MASHRLFTLPVAILVFQSFLLGTSEFIIVGVLPDIASDLNIAVTMVGNLVAIFAFVYAPLTPIGAAICSKFQRFRALIALLLVFLAGNVICTFAVNYPMLLLARVVTASVSGVLVAVALTFGPDVTSRENQPRYMSWVFSGFSIASVFGMPMGTWIAGLAGWRTSFVVIDVLTVVMIGVMFVVLPKRSVPSQVGILGQFKLFSDRRIILGVLTVVFGLASSYVWYTYLTPMFTNELHVPAAYVSVALVAFGACCLWSNLYSGKLATRGTGIWPLVGMSKAYALQFVCMLLLPFATANAMLGSVLLVVLGLTIYLQNSPSQVLYSYVAETGYPGCGTLASSLNSTSCNLGIALGSAVGGVAYDAAGLRWLGPVGAVFAALAVLMTVLLKVNDGRRAIRSHDRVHLITNLIGR, translated from the coding sequence ATGGCATCGCACCGCTTGTTCACGCTTCCCGTGGCCATTCTGGTCTTTCAGAGTTTTCTGCTCGGTACCAGCGAATTCATCATCGTGGGCGTACTTCCCGACATTGCCTCCGATCTCAACATTGCCGTGACCATGGTGGGTAATCTTGTGGCTATCTTCGCGTTCGTGTATGCGCCGCTCACACCGATTGGCGCCGCGATCTGTTCGAAATTCCAGCGATTCCGTGCACTGATCGCATTGTTGCTTGTATTTCTTGCCGGCAATGTGATCTGCACCTTTGCCGTGAACTATCCGATGCTGCTGCTTGCTCGCGTGGTCACCGCCTCCGTTTCGGGAGTGCTTGTGGCGGTGGCGCTCACCTTCGGACCGGACGTCACGAGTCGTGAAAACCAGCCGAGATACATGTCATGGGTGTTCTCCGGATTTTCCATCGCCTCCGTGTTCGGCATGCCGATGGGTACGTGGATTGCGGGGTTGGCGGGTTGGCGTACCAGTTTCGTCGTCATCGACGTGTTGACGGTAGTCATGATCGGCGTCATGTTCGTGGTGTTGCCGAAGCGTTCCGTGCCTTCGCAGGTGGGTATTCTCGGCCAATTCAAGCTGTTCTCCGACCGTCGAATCATCCTCGGCGTGCTCACTGTGGTGTTCGGCCTCGCCTCGAGCTATGTGTGGTACACCTACCTGACACCCATGTTTACCAACGAATTGCATGTGCCGGCGGCCTATGTGAGCGTCGCGCTCGTGGCGTTCGGCGCTTGTTGCCTGTGGAGCAACCTGTACAGCGGCAAGCTCGCCACGCGTGGCACCGGCATTTGGCCGCTCGTCGGCATGAGCAAGGCCTACGCATTGCAGTTCGTGTGCATGCTGCTACTTCCCTTTGCCACGGCGAACGCGATGCTTGGATCGGTGTTGCTGGTGGTTCTGGGTCTTACGATCTATCTGCAGAACTCGCCTTCGCAGGTGCTGTATTCATATGTGGCCGAAACCGGCTATCCCGGCTGCGGCACGCTTGCCTCGTCGTTGAACTCCACGTCCTGCAACCTCGGTATTGCGCTCGGTTCCGCAGTTGGTGGCGTGGCCTACGATGCCGCCGGATTGCGTTGGCTCGGTCCTGTCGGCGCCGTGTTCGCCGCATTGGCGGTACTGATGACGGTATTGTTGAAAGTCAATGACGGACGGCGTGCGATAAGATCGCACGATAGGGTGCACTTGATTACCAATCTGATAGGAAGATGA
- a CDS encoding AraC family transcriptional regulator codes for MKQRQPLQPLAVFSDLSERIYYNQPDLPLYTRNDALSRFDFRMACHWHRDLEFVHALTGSMKYFVNGAIVDIPTGDGLFVNSNRLHYGFSPTREECHYPAAVVNPSLFESLWRPASAELDMLCGPDAPDYMLLDHTDSRHRRILQLIDDTVRFNVPNADEAANPQSDTIQAIGTAIQLCGAALALVRESMAKASGHPTTGRPEPAQDRQSPSSNHSASHSPANNRDLMSALTMTGFIHQHFPERITLADIAAAGTMSRSQCCIVFREYVNRTPNEYLTDYRIEQAMHMLSGTASDVTEVARACGFSTPSYFIRVFRKRAGLTPQQWRRAH; via the coding sequence ATGAAACAACGTCAACCGTTACAGCCTTTGGCGGTATTCTCGGATCTTTCCGAACGCATCTACTACAATCAGCCTGATCTGCCGCTGTATACACGCAATGATGCGCTCTCCCGCTTCGACTTCCGCATGGCCTGTCACTGGCATCGCGACCTGGAGTTCGTACATGCGCTCACCGGGTCGATGAAATACTTCGTCAACGGCGCGATCGTCGACATTCCGACCGGCGACGGACTGTTCGTCAATTCGAATCGGTTGCATTACGGATTCTCACCGACCCGCGAGGAATGCCATTACCCGGCGGCCGTAGTGAATCCTTCGCTGTTCGAATCATTATGGCGACCGGCGAGCGCCGAACTGGACATGCTGTGCGGGCCTGATGCACCGGATTACATGCTGTTGGATCATACTGATTCACGGCATCGGCGCATTCTGCAACTGATTGACGATACCGTGCGGTTCAACGTGCCGAATGCCGACGAAGCCGCCAATCCGCAGTCCGATACGATTCAGGCGATTGGAACGGCGATCCAATTGTGCGGGGCGGCTTTGGCGTTGGTTCGGGAGAGCATGGCGAAAGCGTCTGGCCATCCGACGACCGGACGACCGGAGCCGGCACAGGACCGACAATCACCATCCTCAAATCATTCGGCATCGCACTCCCCCGCCAATAATCGTGACTTGATGAGTGCGTTGACCATGACCGGCTTCATTCATCAGCATTTCCCGGAACGAATCACATTGGCCGACATCGCGGCGGCGGGTACCATGAGCCGCAGCCAATGCTGCATCGTATTTCGCGAGTATGTGAATCGCACGCCAAATGAATACCTGACCGATTACCGCATCGAGCAGGCCATGCACATGCTTTCCGGCACCGCTTCCGACGTGACCGAAGTGGCCCGTGCCTGCGGTTTTTCGACGCCCAGTTACTTCATCCGCGTATTTCGCAAGCGTGCGGGGCTCACTCCGCAACAGTGGCGGCGAGCGCACTGA